The following coding sequences are from one Rhipicephalus microplus isolate Deutch F79 chromosome 3, USDA_Rmic, whole genome shotgun sequence window:
- the LOC119185868 gene encoding uncharacterized protein LOC119185868 produces the protein MFSASKDLSAMGRGAAQASASGNDYRVVLPRLPTGKLVVDSVFLHADLAGRPYRVQDFRDALRDIIDLKEISSIGQFQMSHVWMVTCKSTLTKTKLVTRGEFFVKSRRCLVIDAEPTEVKLKLMWLPERLEDAYVCEALQAFGKVKTISQESWKVADMERMRTLNRDVVLSLADGVRIADIPHILVVCGVQSLVLIPGRPPLCLRCSKVGHIRRNCRTPRCDNCRRFGHSAEGCVMTYANKLRQHTKQPDDNLQEHIMDATEVLDATGDTPSMSYAFAYDSKADATPVGLDCVLNVLCIELESLKKSDFKDARGREHGTLPVGSQSTYSRRDNRRHLRFTATR, from the exons ATGTTCTCCGCTTCGAAGGATTTATCGGCCATGGgccgaggtgctgctcaggcttcagccaGCGGCAACGACTACCGTGTTGTACTTCCTCGCCTTCCCACCGGTAAGCTTGTTGTGGACTCTGTCTTTTTACATGCGGACTTAGCTGGTCGCCCCTACCGGGTTCAAGATTTTAGAGATGCTCTTCGGGACATCATTGACTTGAAGGAAATAAGCTCCATAGGTCAATTTCAaatgtctcatgtttggatggtcacatgcaagtcaacgctgacgaaaacaaagttggtcacaagaggcgaatttttcgtcaaaagtcgtcgatgcctcgttatagacgcggagcccacggaagtgaagttgaagcttatgtggcttcctgagcgcttggaggacgcctatgtgtgcgaggcactgcaagcttttgggaaggtcaagacaatatcacaagaaagctggaaagtagcggacatggAACGAATGCGGACGCTAAACAGGGATGTTGTTTTGTCCCTTGCTGATGGAGTTCGCATTGCGGATATTCCTCACATTCTTGTTGTGTGCGGAGTGCAAAGCCTCGTCCTTATACCTGGCCGCCCACCACtttgccttcggtgcagtaaggttggacacatccgtcgaaactgcaggacccctcgctgtgacaactgtcgacgcttcggtcattcggccgaagGTTGTGTTATGAcgtacgccaacaagctgcgacagcacacaaaacagccagatgataacctacaagagcatattatggatgccacCGAGGTTTTGGATGCAACGGGAGACACTCCGTCAATGTCATATGCT TTTGCATATGATTCGAAAGCTGATGCAACACCCGTGGGACTGGACTGTGTGCTCAACGTCCTGTGTATTGAGCTGGAAAGCCTGAagaagagtgattttaaggatgccagaggacgagaacatggaacactACCCGTGGGcagtcagtcgacgtactctcggcgtgATAACCGACGTCATCTGCGCTTCACAGCGACTCGGtag